The DNA window TCGAGCGGTGGCCCGAGTAGTCCCTTGGGGGGACGATCGGCCGCCCGCGAGGGGGCAGACTGGGTGCCGATGAAGAACAAGTGGCTGCAGATCGTCCTTTCCGTGCTCTCGCTCGGGCTGGCGGTGCTGCTCGTGATCTACCTGCCGCAGATCGTGCGGGCGCTCACGGGCAAGCCCGTGTCGTGGGCCGAGATCGGCGCGGTGTTCGGCGCGCTCGGGCTCGGCGAGATCGCCCTGATGACGGCGCTGTGGCTGCTCAGCCTGCTGGCCTACACGTTCGTGCTGACCAACTCGCTGCCCGGGCTGAACAACCTCCAGGGCCTCACGCTCAACGCGGCCGGCAGCGCGGTCAGCAACCTGCTGCCCTTCGGCGGCGCGGTCGGCGTGGCGCTGTCGTTCGCGATGACGAGGGGCTGGGGCTTCGGCAACCGGGCGATCGTGGTCATGACGCTGGTCAGCGGCATCTGGAACACGTTGTTCCGGTTCATCCTGCCGGCCGTCGGGATCATCGCGCTGCTCGTGGCGGGCGAGGCGCCCAACGCGACGGTGGCCAACGCCGGCTGGACCGGCGCGCTCGCCATCCTGGCGCTGTGCGCGGCCGTGGCCGCCGCGCTCTACTGGGACCGCGCCGCCGACCTGCTCGGCCGCGCCCTCGACCGGATCACCGGGCTGCTGCGGCTGCGGGTCAGGGCCGGCGAGCACTTCCACAAGCTGCGGGCCGACACCGCCGAGATCGTCCGCACCCGCTCGGTCGGTCTGTCGCTCGGCATGGTCTTCTTCCTCGGCTTCCAGTGGGCGATCATGGCCGCCTGCATGTGGGCCACCGGCGCCTGGCCGGGCCTCGCCCAGTCGATCGCGGTCTTCGCGCTGTCGCGGGTGCTCACCAGCGCGCTGGTCACGCCCAGCGGGGCCGGGATCATGGAGAGCGGCGTGGTGTTCCTGCTCACCGCCGCCTTCCACGTGCCGGCCGCTCCCGCCACCGCGACCGCACTGCTTTTCGGCTTCTGGACTTACACTATCGAGATCCCGTTCGGTGGCCTGGCCCTGGGCGCGTGGGCGCTGCTGCGCAGGCGCGGCGGCCGGGGCACCGGCGCGGAGTCCCCGTCGGCGATCTCGAAGGCCCCCCAGTGACAATCCCAAACCCCTCAAAGACCTTGTGCGCGATTCGTAGGCCCGCATAGCGTGGCGGCTGACATGGTGGCGTTCCGAGTTCTGGGGCCAGTCGAGGCGTACGACCACGACGACGAGCTCGACCTGGGCGGGTTGCGGCAGCGAGCCGTCCTCGCCCGACTCCTCGTGGCCAGGGGTCAGGTCGTCCCGGTTGACACTCTTCTTTACGATCTGTGGGACGACGACGCGGCCAAGGGCGCGCAGTCGGGCCTTCAGGTCTACATCTCGCGCCTGCGCCGGGTGCTCGAACCAGGCCGCCCGCGCGGCGGCCCCAACCGCCTGCTGGTGACCGTCGCCTCCGGCTATGCCCTGCGGGTGGCCTCCGACCAGGTCGACGCGCTCCGGTTCGAGCAGCTCGTCCGGGCGGCGGGCGAGCACCTGGAGGAGGGCGACCCCCAGTCGGCGCGCGGCCGCCTGGAGAAGGCGCTCGGGCTGTGGCGCGGCACCCCCTACTCCGACTTCGCCGACCAGCAGTGGGCCGAGGCCGAGGTCAACCGGCTCACCGAGCTGCGGCTGGTGGCCCGCGAGCGGCACTCCGACACCGGGCTGCGCCTCGGCCTGCACGCCGAGACCGTGCCCGACCTGGAGGCGCTGACCACCGAGCATCCGCTGCGCGAGGAGGGCTGGCGGCTGCTGGCGCTCGGCCTCTACCGCTGCGGCCGGCAGGGCGACGCGCTGGCGGCCCTGCGCCGCGCCAGGAACATGCTGGCCGACGAGCTCGGCATCGACCCCGGCCCCGCGCTGCGCAAGCTGGAGTCCGACATCCTCGCCCAGTCGCCCGAGCTGGACCTGGCGCTCCCTGCGCGGCCCGCGCGCCCGGCCCCGGCGGCCGGCGACACCTGGCCGCCCCGCCCGGCCGCCGCGGTCGAGCCGCCGCCGCTCGACCCCGAGCCGTTCGTCGGCCGCGAGGCCGAGCTCGCCCGGCTCACCACGGCGGCCTCCCGCACCGGCCGTTTCCAGGTGGCGGTGGTCACCGGCGTGGCGGGCGCGGGCAAGACCACGCTGCTGCGCCGCCTGGAGGGCCAGCTCGGCGGCGACGGCTGGATCACCGCCTCCGGCGCCTGCCCCGACTCCAGCGCCACCCCGCCCGGCTGGGCCTGGGTGGAGATCCTGCGCGCGCTCGTCGGCCTGACCGGCGCCGGCGAGTACGCCCAGCTCCTCGCCCCGCTGCTGGACGACGCCGCCCCCGACCCCGACGAGGACGAGGTCTCCGGCGGCTTCCGCCTGCACCGCGCGGTCGGCGGCTACCTCGCGGGGGTGGCCAAGCGCGCGCCGGTGCTGCTGACGCTGGAAGACCTCCACTGGGCCGACGACCAGACGCTCGCGCTGCTGCGCGCGCTGCCCAGCCTGCTGGCCACCAGCCGGGTGCTGCTGGTGGTGACGTGCAGGGAGAGCGAGCTGGACGACGCCCAGTCCGACGTGCTGGCCTCGCTGGCCCGGCTGGGCCCGGTCCGCGTCGGCCTCTCCGGGCTCGACCCGAAGGCCGTGGCCGAGCTGGTCCGGGCGACCTGCGTCCGCGAGATCGACGAGGACGCGGTCGAGTCGATCGTCGAGCGCACGGCCGGCAACCCGTTCTTCGTGCGCGAGACCGTGCGCCTGCTCGACTCCGAGGGTGCGGCCGACCGGGCCAGCGCCACCGAGGTGCTGTCGCAGGTGCCCTCAGGCGTCCGCGACGTGCTGCGGCGGCGCATCTCGCGGCTGCCGTCCGGCGCCCAGCAGATCCTGCTGCAGGCCGCGGTGATCGGCCGCGACGTCGACCTCGACGTGCTGATCGCGGTCGCGGGCGACGAGGACGCCGTGATCGAGGCCGTCGAGGCCGCGCTGCTCGC is part of the Nonomuraea coxensis DSM 45129 genome and encodes:
- a CDS encoding lysylphosphatidylglycerol synthase domain-containing protein: MKNKWLQIVLSVLSLGLAVLLVIYLPQIVRALTGKPVSWAEIGAVFGALGLGEIALMTALWLLSLLAYTFVLTNSLPGLNNLQGLTLNAAGSAVSNLLPFGGAVGVALSFAMTRGWGFGNRAIVVMTLVSGIWNTLFRFILPAVGIIALLVAGEAPNATVANAGWTGALAILALCAAVAAALYWDRAADLLGRALDRITGLLRLRVRAGEHFHKLRADTAEIVRTRSVGLSLGMVFFLGFQWAIMAACMWATGAWPGLAQSIAVFALSRVLTSALVTPSGAGIMESGVVFLLTAAFHVPAAPATATALLFGFWTYTIEIPFGGLALGAWALLRRRGGRGTGAESPSAISKAPQ
- a CDS encoding BTAD domain-containing putative transcriptional regulator; translated protein: MVAFRVLGPVEAYDHDDELDLGGLRQRAVLARLLVARGQVVPVDTLLYDLWDDDAAKGAQSGLQVYISRLRRVLEPGRPRGGPNRLLVTVASGYALRVASDQVDALRFEQLVRAAGEHLEEGDPQSARGRLEKALGLWRGTPYSDFADQQWAEAEVNRLTELRLVARERHSDTGLRLGLHAETVPDLEALTTEHPLREEGWRLLALGLYRCGRQGDALAALRRARNMLADELGIDPGPALRKLESDILAQSPELDLALPARPARPAPAAGDTWPPRPAAAVEPPPLDPEPFVGREAELARLTTAASRTGRFQVAVVTGVAGAGKTTLLRRLEGQLGGDGWITASGACPDSSATPPGWAWVEILRALVGLTGAGEYAQLLAPLLDDAAPDPDEDEVSGGFRLHRAVGGYLAGVAKRAPVLLTLEDLHWADDQTLALLRALPSLLATSRVLLVVTCRESELDDAQSDVLASLARLGPVRVGLSGLDPKAVAELVRATCVREIDEDAVESIVERTAGNPFFVRETVRLLDSEGAADRASATEVLSQVPSGVRDVLRRRISRLPSGAQQILLQAAVIGRDVDLDVLIAVAGDEDAVIEAVEAALLAGLVTEPGPGLLRFDHDLVRDTIYSDASRLRRARLHAAVAAVIEQRTSSDVAALAHHYFLADAAEKAVRYAGLAAEQAERRFAHREAASLWEQAIAAFDRSRGDEQTEQPERAKERLRLMLRQIRALAVCGDMTAARLLRRQAMDAALPLGDLELTAKVAASLAVPHKGMARDFTRTAWEIVDVTERALVELPAGEQRLRASLLTTLALELEGSSSPERGREASLQALELARESGDPTLIAAALSGRLRQSYDIPAVDARESIGRELLEVAQRSGQMATQALAHLVLLECAAARGEFAAADTHAAAADQLARQYDLSAPAAVVVWYRGMRFMITGDYAGAERAYRDAARMTHRAGMLEGRQDLPLITTFCLHLVDGRAAEMVDLLADAHHRGAKWTLDAYALALASAGHVPDAKAVASVRPPVRPDFLYELAMTWRALAGMLLDDRERMVDCYDKLKPFADRVAGAGTGVVALWPVALTLGDLAVRLGQPDAAREHYEKALEVAERIGVPRWVEAARRSVSS